TTTTATATTGCTCATCAGTCAAAATATTGTTGGCAATAGCGACAGATGTTTTTACGCAAGAAATCGGAAGTTCCTTCTGGAATAGCCGCTTCGCTGCGAGACTTTTGATGAAACCCGTATTGGCAATTACGCCGTCAAAATCGAGGCCGATGTTCATTGTTGCTATTATACACTTGTGGTAACCTACGCATAGACCATAAAGGAGGGTACCTTGGAACCGGTAAAGATTGAAGATTTTCGCAATAGGACAGGAATCAGCAGGGGTGACCTTTTTAGGTCTTGGCAAAACTCTGCTGCTGTAGTTGGCTTGCGTGAGTTGGCAGTGATAGACCAAGTCCTCGTTATGCCAAAGGACTATTTGGCTGCCATGCTGCGTGGCGTGCCACTCTTGGGCAAACCGGATATATTCCCGTACAAAAATGCGGTATTCACTTCGCTACGGATGGACCCACGAGGGGTGCTCGTCGCGCAGACCTTTGTTGAGCGCAAGAAGTGCCTCAACTTGCTCGAGACATTTAACGGCAAGCTCACCGGGTTCTTGCTGACCAATGGCGTAGCGAAATGCACCGCCTTCATCGCTCACGGGCTGACCAAGGATGGAGTTGCTGCGGTTGCACATTATGTTCCACCGCTCGTTGAGCTTCAGGGTGATCGCCACATTTTGCTCGATGGCACGCATCGCGACTATTTGGTGATGACCATCGGGACAACGATAGAGGCGATTGTGATTTCGGGAGTCTCTCAGCAATTTCCTTGCACACCGGTGCCATGGAGCGAAGTACGACCGGTGGACGAAAAGCCGCCTAAAGCCGAGAGAAACAGAGATCTCATGCCGGAACTGTTTCGTGATCTCAAACATGTTGGAATCGATGGGTAGGCCTTGGGGCCTACCCTTTTTGTTTTGGTGCTACTTCATTGCAACTATAAATTCGTATATACTAGCGCAATGGATAAAACACAGCTTACGGAATTAGTTGAGAGGGCAAAGAAAGTACAAGCACAGTACAAAGTAGAATATCCTGATGTGAAAATGGATCGGGATTATATTCCGTTTAAAATCACCGAAGAGTGGGGAGAGTGCATGCAGGTATACTTAATGCTCACCGACCGCGGTCGCCAGAAGGGAAAGACGAAAGCAGAGATTCAGGAGATGCTTTCGCACGAGTTTGCGGATGTTTTTGCATACCTTCTCCTTTTTGCCGACAGTGAGGGAATTGACCCGGTCAAGGCACTCAACGAAAAGTGGTTCTCCTATCTCGAGAAGAAGGGGATGTAGTGTACTATTGACAATATCTCCCGTTGAGTATAGTCTATAAAGCGTGAAAGAAACTAATAAAGAACCGATCCGCTTTGCGGTCATTGCAGCAGATACTGTCGTATTTACTTATAACGATGGCAAACTTCTGGTGCGCCTAACTAAGGTTGATCGCCCGCCTTTTTTTGTAGATACAAAGGGGCTTCCTGGAGGGCTTATCAATCCCTCCGAAACCGCAGAGGATGCGTCTCGCCGTCATGTTGAAGACAAGGCAGGGATTGCGGCATCAAAACTCTATGCTGAGCAGCTCTATACATTTAGCCGAGTTGATCGTGATCCACGCGGGCGTGTGGTTGCGGTTGCCTATCTTGCGCTGGTGCCATGGGAGAAACTTTCAAAAGAAGAGCAGTCTAACTCTGCTACTGCATGGTGGTCTCCTGTGGTATCAGCGAAAAAACTTGCATATGATCACAACGAGGTACTTTCATTTGCCACAAAGCGTCTTCGCTCACGAATTACCTATACGACTGTTTTGGCGAAATTGCTTCCGAGAGAGTTCACCCTTACGGAATTTGAAAATATGTACGGAGCTATATTGAGCGCGAATTTGGATAAGCGAAACTTTCGTAAGAAAGTTCTTAAACTGGGAATAGTTTCTCCAGTTACGGGGAAGTTTACCGGGGGAAGATTTCGACCGGCGCAGCTTTACAAGTTTATTTCTACGGATGTTAAAGAAATAGAAGTAATTTAATTTAGGTTGGCACGATTCGAGCAATAATAATTGCTCGAATCGTGCCAACCTAATGGGGCTGGTAAGAGTTCTTTCCACAACAATCAGTAACAACACAAACGGAGGTTTGTATGAAAGAGAAAGCAGCACCCGGTCCCGTTGGGGTCATCGTTGCACGGTTTCAAGTAAGTCAGCTTCACGCAGGGCACATGCACCTCATTTCGCATGTGCGTGAGCGCCACGAAGATGTTCTGATCGTGCTTGGTGTTCGCCGCGGCGTTCGCACAAGGCGAGATCCGCTCACGTTCGCAGAACGTCTGGTCATGCTCGAGCAATCGTTTCCTGACCAGAAATTTACGGTTGTTCCGCTTGAGGACCACCCGTTCTCTAGTGTGATGTGGTCGCAAAGCCTGGACGCATTAATCCAGAGAACATTCCCCGGACGATCTGCGATCCTCTACGGTGCGCGAGATAGTTTCATCCCACACTACACGACTGGCGTGTATGCGACGCAGGAAGTCAGAGTTCTTTTTCCCAACAGTGGAACACTTGCACGCAAGTCACTTGAGTTTCCGAATACTGCCGATGCTCGCGCGGCGATCATTTACGAGATGGAGCATCGTCCGCCGTTTATGTATGCTACCAGCGATCTAGCAATCGTGGATGTAGCGCAGCGGCGTGTGCTCCTGATTGGCAAGAAATGCCATGGCGGGAAACTTTCGTTTCCTGGCGGTCATGCTGAAAAAACTGACCTAGCGGCAGTAAGAGTTGCCATCCGCGAAGGTCAGGAGGAAGTGCTTGGTGTTAGTACCGGCTTTCCTAGGTATATCGATACGATTACAATTGACGATCCGCGATACAAGGATACTCCCGACGGCGTGATGACCACGTTTTACATGTCTGCATATCTCGGGGGCAACCCACAGCCCGGTGATGATGCAGACTCGGTTCACTGGGTCGCATACGAAGACCTGTTGGAAGTTCTCACCCCATGGCATCGTCCACTAGGGGAGTTGCTACTCCACCAGCTCGGCCATTAAAATTGGCCTCAAAACAGTTGTTTTGAAGTCGACACCACGGTTACCCCGTGGTGTTTTTTTATTACCTGATCGGGGGAGGGCGCTGCTTTTGACAAATTGTCAAAAATGTTATAGAGTGCCACCGGCTCTTGCATAATAAAATAGATAGTGTATGATAGACACTATCAGAGTATAGCACTCTGTATAAGTTCCTTGAAATCACACATCTGTAACAACTCGAAAAGAAAGGAGTAGAGACTTCGCACATAAGGTGCACGGAAGTTTTGCAGTACAACCTCAACCCAGTCGAGCAACGATGCTCGACTTTGCAAGGAGAAGTACCATGAAAAAGAATCTGAAAGTTCACCTGCTCATCATCGACCCGCAGCGCGACTTCATGCCCAGCCCCGGCTCGGCCTTGCCGGTTCCCGGCGCGAATGACGACATGGCGCGTGTTGCGACCATGATCGACCGCATCGGCCACAAGTTCGAGGACATCCACGTGACACTCGACTCGCATCGCAAGATCGATGTCGGGCACCCCGGAATGTGGCGCGACGAGAACGGCAACGCGCCGTCCCCGTTCACCATCATCTCGGATGACGATCTCGTGAATGGCATCTGGCGTCCGCGCAACCCGCACGACGTCCGACGCTTCATCGACTACGCCAAGGCCCTCAAGGCCGGCGGCAAGTACCCGCTCATGGTCTGGCCCGAGCACTGCCTCATTGGCACTCCGGGCCACAACGTGCAGGAAGATCTCATGGCCGCGCTGCTACGCTGGGAAGGTTCCCAGTTTGCCAACGTCGACTACGTGGTGAAGGGCACGAACTCGTACACCGAGCACTACGGTGCTTTGATGGCCGAAGTTCCGGACCCCGACGATCCTTCGACGGGGCTCAACACCGAATTCCTGAAGGTGTTCGCAGATGCGGACATCGTTGCGGTTGCTGGTGAAGCTTCAAGTCACTGCGTCAAGTCGACGGTCGAACAGATCGCCGACAACATCGGTGATGACCAAGTCAAGAAGTTCGTGCTGCTAACTGATGGCATGTCGCCTGTTCCGCAAGTTGGCAACGGCCCGGATTTCCCGGCGATCGCCGCTCAGTTCGTGAAGGATATGACGGCGCGCGGTATGCAGATTTCGAACACCGTCGAATTTTTGGCCTAATCCACAACCAACACTGAAAAAAGGAGGGCACCATGCCCAGACTCAACATTACTGATCCCGGTATGGAGGAGCACCGCATTGCCGGCAGCAACTTCACCTTCCGCGGGGCTCGTATTGCAAATCTCCTCTCGACCGAATACACACTGGTAACAATCGCAATCGATGTTACCGGCTCAACGAGACTTTTCGCGAGTCAGCTCCTCGAGACACTCCGGACAACTATCAAGGGGTGCAAGAAGTCACCACGTGCGGATAATTTGCTTGTGCGCGTGATCATCTTTTCGGATGCTTTCCCGGGCGGAATCATGGAACTCCATGGCTTCAAGAAGGTCATGGATATCGACCCCGATAAGGACTACCAGGACCTCGATCCAGGTGGTTTGACGCCGCTCTACGACGCAGCCTTCTCGGCGGTCGGTGCGACACTCGCCTACGGAAAATTCCTTCTCGGCAAAGATATCTTCAATGTCAACGGTATCGTGTACCTCATCACCGATGGTGATGACAACACGTCAGTCTCTACCCCCAAGATGGTTAGAGACGAGATCGACAAAGCGGTCATCGGCGAGCAAATTGAATCACTCGTCACCGTGCTTGTCGGCATCAACACAGCCCAATGCGGCAGCTTCCTCGAGAATTTCAGGCAGGAGGCCGGCATTACGCAGTACCTCGATGTGGGCGATGTAACTCCCGGAAAACTTGCAAAGCTTGGCGGAATCATCAGTCAATCAGTCTCGAGCCAATCAATGGCACTCGGCAAAGGTGTCGCAAGTCAAAACATCCCGGCGTCGTTCTAACGACTACAACAGATGTGTGCAACACGGAGGAAGCCCAAGGGCTTCCTCCACTTTATAAGACGCCTAACCACGTTGGACGTCTTCAGAGTTTGTTCTTTGAAATACAACAACCAAATTGTGGAGCAACTGCTCTCAATAATTTGTAGAAAAGGAAGGTGATACGATGAACGTGCACGCTGATAGTTTTTTCAGCATCGGTAGAGCGCATGTAATGAACGGCAAACCCTGCCAGGATTATGCGATGACAGAGGTCTCGGGCGATGGCAAATTTGCATTTGCTGTTGTATCCGACGGATGCTCTTCCGGTAGAAATACTGACATTGGTTCGCGCCTGCTTGTACTCGCAACTGCGCAAACAGTTCGTGAATACTGGGATAGTGGTGAAGATGTCACCTTATTCTCGACAATCGATGCGCTTGCAAAACGGCAAGCTCGTCTGCGCGAAGCGCGGCTACTGCTTGGGCTGGTCCAAGACGACATGCTCGCAACGAGTATGTTCGCCTGTGTCTCTCCATACTGTGGGCTCGTTCGTGTTCAAGGTGATGGTGTCGTTGCGCTGAAATATCGCGACGGTAGTATTGCAATGACACGATATGAATGGCCCGGTAACGCACCGTTTTATCCTGCGCGTGAGGAAGAAGACATGGAGGTTTTTCTCCAATCTCACGGAGGTGATGCTCAGGCAAAAGTCGTTCGTGCGTGTTCGTGGACAATGGACCCTACAGGTGTTCTCGCGAGGGTATCGAACGAACTTCTCAGCATCGATGCAGGTATTCGAGGGTTTCAAACATTCTTCAGTGTTGCTGATGAGATCGAGTTCGTCGCCATCTTTTCTGATGGTGTCGCTCAGGTCAGTAACATTGATTGGAAAGATGCGGTTCGATCGTTCCTAGACTTCAAGACAACCATCGGTCCATTCGCAAAAAAGCGGATGAACGCGGGGATCAAAGAGTCCACGGCGGTGGGTAAAGGACCCATCGATGACATTTCCTACGCCGTCATTCATATTATTAATGACGAAGCGGAAGGGGGTGTATCATGAGCAGCGCTCTCCAAGGTGGCAATATCAAGGTGGTTCTCGAAGGTCGCGGACCTCTCACTCTCCGCCAAGACAATTACATTGCCGCAGGCGGTGAGGGAATGATTTATGCAGCGGGTGATACCGCGATCAAGATCTACCACGACCCAAAGAGCAAGGTATCCTGGAACAGGGTTCCTGAAAAACTGGTCTTCTTCAAAAATCATCAGCACCCTTATGTGGTAGCCCCACAAGGATCTGTGTTTGGATCTAAGGGGGAGACGATCGGGTACTATATGCCATTCGTTCGCGATGCGGACCATGGCGGCAACGCCGAACCAATTATGCGAATCTTTACGAATGACAGTCGTCGCCGTCTGGGTTTTACGGATGCGGATAGTTCCACACTTGTTGAGCGTATGCGCGAGATTATTATGTTTGCGCATGCGAACAACGCGATTACGGTGGATGCGAATGAACTGGGATACTTTGTACTACCTCGTGGTGCAAAGGGCCCGGAGCCACGAATGATCGACACCGATTGTTGGGTGTTGAACGGCTTGTGTCCACCGACGCTGCCGATTATGCCGTCGATCAGGGATTGGCACTGCGCTACTCCGTTTGGTGAAATGCAGGACTGGTTCGCATGGGCTGTCGTAACTTTTCAAGTATATTCTGGACTACATCCGTACAAAGGGAACCTTGAGGGGTATCTTCCAAAAGACTTTGAGCTGCGTATGAAAGCAAATGCGTCGGTATTCGATCCGAAGATTCGCTTGAATCGCGCTGTTCGCGATTTCTCGTGCATTCCCGATGTTTTGCTAGAGTGGTATGAAGCGACATTCCAAAAGGGTGAGCGCAGTGTGCCGCCATCACCGTTTGATAAGCGGACACTCGCACGCGCGGCGCAAGTCATGCGCGTGGTGACCACGACGGCAACTGGTGCACTAATTTTCAAGAAACTCTATGCTCAGGTGGGCGACCCAGTTGCCCATATATACCCGTGCGGAGTTGCTCTCTTGAAGTCAGGGGTGCTCATAAACCTTTCCACGATGCGAACAATCGGGAGCGTCCCGTCAAATGATTGCGAAGTTGTGAAAGCGCAAGGCGGATGGCTCACAGCGTGTGGTGGTCTCGGACGAAAGCCCACATTCTCGTTTATCAACGAAACAAGTCTGCAGCAAGAGACCATCGCTTTTGATTTCACCGGCTATCGGTTCATGCGGTATGAAAATCGACTGTTCGTTGTCACTGACAAGGGGTTGTCCGAGCTCACGCTCCACATGTTTAATAAACCGATTTTGACAGTCGGACAAACATGGGGAGCTATGGTCAATGCAACTCGTTGGTTCGATGGTGTCGGTATTCAAGATGCATTTGGCTCTACGTTTGTAATTACTCCATTTGGAGACAACGCCTGCGCGCAAGTGCGGGTGCCCGAGCTCGATGGCATCAAACCAATTGCAGCGAAAGCAGGAAACCGTTTTGTAACGGTGGTCGGCATCGATGCACAAGGACAGATGCACAAGGTGGAGATTGCATTGGATCGAGAGTATCGGTCCTACACCATCTGGCAACGCGATGTCGATACCCCAGACTTGAACATCGCGATTCTTCCAAAAGGAGCATGTGTCACAATCGTCGAAGATGGCCGCTTGAGTGTTTTTGTTCCGACGAATGGAGCAATCAATAACATTCAAGACAAACAGATTGCCACCGATATGACTCTTGCCAACTGGGGAGATCAAGTTGTGTATATCCAGGATGGCGCTGTCTGGAGTCTGCAGATGAAGTAGCCGTGCTCTTCAGGAAGTTGTTGTATTAAAATGTTTCCGGGGGATCTTCGGATCCCCCGTCTTATAAGGCATCTGATATCGTATCGGATGTCTTTAAGATTAAGTTCTTTTACAATTTGTAACGTAGTTAAACTTCAACAACCATCATAGAGAGGGAGGGCACAATGTTCTCGAAATCAAGTATGATCCTGGCGGCCGCTCAAATGCGTCCGGTACCAGGCGATGTACGAAGTAACCTGAAGAAGATACTTGATATTATCACCCATGCAGAAATCTTGGGTGTACATGCTGTTGTGTTTCCTGAGCTTGCTACGAGTGGGTACCTTCTTGGTGACCGATGGGAGCATGATGCTTTTGTCCGTGAAATCGAGCAAGCAAACGAAGAAATTCGTAAAGCGAGCGCGAAGGGTCGCGGGATCTTGGTCATCTGGGGCTCGCTCCGTGTTGATTGGGATCGTATCGGTGAAGATGGCCGCGTACGCAAGTACAACGCCGCCCTCATCGCAAGCAATGGTGAGTGGGTGTCCAATGGCGTTTTGAACGGTTGGATCCCCAAGACAAATATGCCCAAGTACCGCATCTTCGATGATGCGCGACATTTCTACTCGGCAGTGCTACTTGCTGCAGAGAAAAATATGCCGCTTGCGGAAATTCTCAAACCATTTTCGGTTTCGTTCGGTGCTGAGCAGGTATCAATCGCTCTTGCAGTCTGCGAAGATTTGTGGGACGACGAATATCTCGCGAAGCCGGCGCAGATTTACGGCAAAGGTAAAATTGATCTATTGATCGACATTTCCTGTTCACCATGGACACAAGGGAAATGGCGCGCGCGTGAGCGCATGCTCAAAGCCCGTGTCAAAGATTCTGGTTTACCGATTTTGTATGTCAACGCAGTTGGCTTGCAGAACAACGGTAAGAATCTGGTATGGTTTGACGGTAGTTCGTCATTAGTAGATGCCAATGGAGAAGTTCGCTGGCGCGCAAAAAGGCACGAGGAAGATCTCTATTTGTTAAATATGGAGACGTTCTCCGAGGTATGCACTGCTCGAACATTTTGGGCATATCCACCTGCGGGTGACATCGAAGATATCTATGCCGCTACTGTGCAGGCCATGCGGTCCTTTTTCCCTTCGGGAAAGAAGGTCGTCATTGGTTTGTCTGGCGGTATTGACTCGGCGGTTTCTGCAACGCTTCTTGTTCGAGCAATTGGAAGAGAGAATGTGCTCGCTATCAACATGCCGACTGAGTTCAATTCAGAAACAACAAAAGCTCTCGCACAAGAGTGTGCAGAGGCACTCGGTGTCGAGTATCGCGTAGTGCCAATCCAAAAACTCTATGAGGAACGTTTGGCAGCACTTGCGCCAAGCTATCCGGATCCTTCGATGCTGGTGAAGGAAAATATTCAAGCACGAGAGCGCGGGATTATGTTGGCGGGGATTGCTGCGTGTGCTGATGGCCGGTTCGTGAACAACGGGAACAAAACTGAAGTCGCGCTTAACTACTTCACGCTTTACGGCGACGCCGCCGGCGCGGCGGCGTTTCTGGGCGATCTGTGGAAAGGGCAAATCTATGCACTCGCTCGATACATGAATAGTCTGGAAAAAGCGGACGTGGTTCCTCAGGGGACCATTGACATTGTCCCGAGCGCAGAACTTTCGAAGGACCAAAACGTGGATGAAGGAAAGGGTGACCCGATCTTCTATGAATACCACGATGAGCTTCTCCGGATGTTTATCGAAGGGCGGTGGGATATTACCACGGTCATGCAGCGGCTCGTTGCAGGAACCCTGGAGCAAGACATTGGTTGTCTACCAGGAACGCTGCGCAAGTATTTTGCTTCGCCCCTAGCGGTCGTCGAAAACCTCGAATGGGCGTGGGAGAGATACAACATGGAGTTCAAGCGCGTACAGTTGCCGCCGGTATTTCTTACCTCGCGGCGTGCGTTTGGTTTCGATCGACGCGACACGCTTGCAGACGCATACGTGCCGAACGAGTACCTCCGATTGAAGGAGGATTTCCTCAATTCAAAACAGGAAGGATGGTAACCCCGTGAATCCAATAGACTTTGTGGGAGCACTGCGGGAAAGCGTTCATACGTTTAGCCCGCCCGTGCGCTCGCGCCTTGACGTGGACTTCTACAAGTTCACAATGGGGCAGTTCATCTTGAAGTACTACCGCGACACACAGGTTGTGTTCAAGCTGATCATCCGGGACAAGGATATCCCGGTTGCAGCGCACATAAATGAGCGAGAGCTACGTGATTGCCTCGACTATGTGATGGATCTGCAGTTCAGTCGCACCGACCTCTACTTTTTGCGTGGTATTGATCTCTACGACAAGTACATGTTCAAAGAGGACTATCTCGATTATTTGAGGACGTCCCGCTTGCCGCCATACCAATTAAAAATGGAGGATGGCCAAATTGAACTCACGTTCTCCGGTTCGTGGGTTGATGTATCGCCATGGGAAACAGCAGCGCTCGCAATTATTTCGGAGCTCTACTATCGCAGCATCTTACGCGATGTCCCTGCTCATGAGCTCGAGATCATTTATGCTCGTGCCAAGGACAAGATTTACTCCAAGCTGGAAAAACTTTTGCGTCATCCGAATATTCGCTTTGCGGATTTTGGGCAGCGCAGGCGTCATAGCTTTTTGTGGCAGGAGTGGGTTGTTGGTCTCACAAAAGAGATGATGGGTGCGCAGTTCACGGGGACGTCAAACACGTGGATGGCGTTTCATCACGATCTGCCGGCAATCGGCACCAACGCACACGAATTACCGATGGTTGCTACTGCCTTGGCAAACGGGGACGAGGAAATGCGCAACGCGCAATACCAAGTTCTGAAAGATTGGGAAGCAATGTACGGACAAGGGTTGCGCATCATGCTTCCCGACACGTACACGTCCGAACAGTTCTTTGCCAATGCTCCAGCATGGCTGGCTTCATGGCGTGGTGTCCGCCAGGATTCTGGTGACTCTGTGTCCCGAGGTGAACTGTATTTGAAATGGTTTGAAAGCCATGGCGCCGACCCGAAGGAAAAGCTGATTCTGTTTTCAGACGGTCTCGACGTTGACCCGATGATTATGCTCGATGAATATTTTCACGAGCGTACCAATCCGGGGCACGGTTGGGGCTCGCTCTTCATGAATGACTTCCGTGGTTGTCACACCGGCGATGAACTGCTTCGGCCGTTCTCGATGGTATGCAAGGTTGTCGAAGCAAACGGTCGGCCGTGCGTGAAGCTGTCCGATAACCCTACCAAGGCGACCGGACCGAAAGATGAAGTTGAGCGTTACAAACGGATTTTTGGCGTCGGAGAACAGACAGCGCAAGCAGTTATAGTCTGACGATCAAAAGTTACCCAAACCCCGAGCAGCAAGCCTGCTCGGGGTTTTTATATTGCATATGCGTGAGATTTGGAATAATGGTAAGATAATCAATTATATGAGATTTCTTCTTCGATCTAAGATTCACCGTGCAAAAGTTACCGAGGCGAACTTGAATTATGTTGGTAGCGTAACTATTGATAGAAATTTAGTGGAGAAGTCGGGTCTTTGGGAGGGAGAGCGGGTGCTGATTACCAGTCTAAGCTCTGGGGCACGACTCGAGACGTATGTGGTCATGGGGGAGGCAGACTCTGGGGTTATTTGCATGAATGGGCCAGCTGCCCACCTTATCAAAACTGGTGAGGTCGTGGTGATCATGGGCTTTGAGCTGAGCGATCAGCCTATTGTCCCCCAGATAGTTTTGGTAGACGAAAATAATAAGTTTTCCAGATTTGCAAAATAGAATAACGTGAAATATTTAATAATTATTTTTGGTGTTATCCTCATTGCTGCGATAGGAGTGTTTATTTTTAGATCATCGGGGAACCCCGACTTACTTACAAATTATCCGTCACCGAACCC
The Candidatus Paceibacterota bacterium DNA segment above includes these coding regions:
- a CDS encoding pyrophosphatase, with amino-acid sequence MDKTQLTELVERAKKVQAQYKVEYPDVKMDRDYIPFKITEEWGECMQVYLMLTDRGRQKGKTKAEIQEMLSHEFADVFAYLLLFADSEGIDPVKALNEKWFSYLEKKGM
- a CDS encoding NUDIX domain-containing protein gives rise to the protein MKETNKEPIRFAVIAADTVVFTYNDGKLLVRLTKVDRPPFFVDTKGLPGGLINPSETAEDASRRHVEDKAGIAASKLYAEQLYTFSRVDRDPRGRVVAVAYLALVPWEKLSKEEQSNSATAWWSPVVSAKKLAYDHNEVLSFATKRLRSRITYTTVLAKLLPREFTLTEFENMYGAILSANLDKRNFRKKVLKLGIVSPVTGKFTGGRFRPAQLYKFISTDVKEIEVI
- a CDS encoding NUDIX domain-containing protein translates to MKEKAAPGPVGVIVARFQVSQLHAGHMHLISHVRERHEDVLIVLGVRRGVRTRRDPLTFAERLVMLEQSFPDQKFTVVPLEDHPFSSVMWSQSLDALIQRTFPGRSAILYGARDSFIPHYTTGVYATQEVRVLFPNSGTLARKSLEFPNTADARAAIIYEMEHRPPFMYATSDLAIVDVAQRRVLLIGKKCHGGKLSFPGGHAEKTDLAAVRVAIREGQEEVLGVSTGFPRYIDTITIDDPRYKDTPDGVMTTFYMSAYLGGNPQPGDDADSVHWVAYEDLLEVLTPWHRPLGELLLHQLGH
- a CDS encoding protein phosphatase 2C domain-containing protein; translated protein: MNVHADSFFSIGRAHVMNGKPCQDYAMTEVSGDGKFAFAVVSDGCSSGRNTDIGSRLLVLATAQTVREYWDSGEDVTLFSTIDALAKRQARLREARLLLGLVQDDMLATSMFACVSPYCGLVRVQGDGVVALKYRDGSIAMTRYEWPGNAPFYPAREEEDMEVFLQSHGGDAQAKVVRACSWTMDPTGVLARVSNELLSIDAGIRGFQTFFSVADEIEFVAIFSDGVAQVSNIDWKDAVRSFLDFKTTIGPFAKKRMNAGIKESTAVGKGPIDDISYAVIHIINDEAEGGVS
- the nadE gene encoding NAD(+) synthase, whose product is MFSKSSMILAAAQMRPVPGDVRSNLKKILDIITHAEILGVHAVVFPELATSGYLLGDRWEHDAFVREIEQANEEIRKASAKGRGILVIWGSLRVDWDRIGEDGRVRKYNAALIASNGEWVSNGVLNGWIPKTNMPKYRIFDDARHFYSAVLLAAEKNMPLAEILKPFSVSFGAEQVSIALAVCEDLWDDEYLAKPAQIYGKGKIDLLIDISCSPWTQGKWRARERMLKARVKDSGLPILYVNAVGLQNNGKNLVWFDGSSSLVDANGEVRWRAKRHEEDLYLLNMETFSEVCTARTFWAYPPAGDIEDIYAATVQAMRSFFPSGKKVVIGLSGGIDSAVSATLLVRAIGRENVLAINMPTEFNSETTKALAQECAEALGVEYRVVPIQKLYEERLAALAPSYPDPSMLVKENIQARERGIMLAGIAACADGRFVNNGNKTEVALNYFTLYGDAAGAAAFLGDLWKGQIYALARYMNSLEKADVVPQGTIDIVPSAELSKDQNVDEGKGDPIFYEYHDELLRMFIEGRWDITTVMQRLVAGTLEQDIGCLPGTLRKYFASPLAVVENLEWAWERYNMEFKRVQLPPVFLTSRRAFGFDRRDTLADAYVPNEYLRLKEDFLNSKQEGW
- a CDS encoding nicotinate phosphoribosyltransferase — protein: MRSRLDVDFYKFTMGQFILKYYRDTQVVFKLIIRDKDIPVAAHINERELRDCLDYVMDLQFSRTDLYFLRGIDLYDKYMFKEDYLDYLRTSRLPPYQLKMEDGQIELTFSGSWVDVSPWETAALAIISELYYRSILRDVPAHELEIIYARAKDKIYSKLEKLLRHPNIRFADFGQRRRHSFLWQEWVVGLTKEMMGAQFTGTSNTWMAFHHDLPAIGTNAHELPMVATALANGDEEMRNAQYQVLKDWEAMYGQGLRIMLPDTYTSEQFFANAPAWLASWRGVRQDSGDSVSRGELYLKWFESHGADPKEKLILFSDGLDVDPMIMLDEYFHERTNPGHGWGSLFMNDFRGCHTGDELLRPFSMVCKVVEANGRPCVKLSDNPTKATGPKDEVERYKRIFGVGEQTAQAVIV
- the panD gene encoding aspartate 1-decarboxylase, which encodes MRFLLRSKIHRAKVTEANLNYVGSVTIDRNLVEKSGLWEGERVLITSLSSGARLETYVVMGEADSGVICMNGPAAHLIKTGEVVVIMGFELSDQPIVPQIVLVDENNKFSRFAK